The following coding sequences lie in one Peribacillus frigoritolerans genomic window:
- a CDS encoding acetyl-CoA carboxylase biotin carboxyl carrier protein subunit yields MAELKASMAGSVWKIVANEGQSVTDGQDIIILESMKMEIPIAAEEAGTIKELKVNEGDFVNEGDVLAVIE; encoded by the coding sequence ATGGCAGAATTAAAGGCAAGCATGGCAGGAAGCGTTTGGAAAATCGTGGCGAACGAGGGGCAAAGTGTAACCGATGGACAGGATATCATTATCTTGGAATCTATGAAAATGGAAATCCCCATTGCAGCCGAGGAAGCTGGCACCATTAAAGAACTTAAAGTGAATGAGGGGGATTTCGTAAATGAGGGCGACGTTTTGGCCGTCATTGAATAA
- a CDS encoding hydroxymethylglutaryl-CoA lyase, with translation MNWPEKVTIKEVGPRDGLQNEKVMIPAQSKMDWIDQLSDTGLSYIEVTSFVHPKWIPQLSDAALVAKGIKRNPGITYAALVPNQRGLESALEANIDEISVFMSSSETHNLKNINKSISDTFPIMKDVIGTAANSGKTVRGYISTVFGCPYEGEVSIEQVFRVCDQLFDYGINEVSLGDTIGVASPRQVALFLEQAVKRYDISRIALHFHDTRGMALANVLESLNYGVDTFDSSLGGLGGCPYAPGASGNVATDDLIHMLHKMGIHTGINPEKLMKAAAMMQSFLEKPLPSHQMAVYNAQ, from the coding sequence ATGAATTGGCCTGAAAAAGTGACAATTAAGGAAGTGGGTCCGCGCGACGGGCTGCAAAATGAAAAGGTCATGATACCTGCACAAAGCAAAATGGATTGGATCGATCAGCTCTCTGATACAGGATTATCTTATATAGAGGTGACTTCTTTCGTCCATCCAAAGTGGATTCCCCAATTGAGTGATGCCGCCCTGGTGGCTAAGGGAATAAAGCGCAATCCCGGTATCACTTATGCGGCCCTTGTACCCAATCAAAGAGGACTGGAGTCGGCCCTTGAAGCCAATATCGATGAAATTTCCGTGTTCATGTCATCCAGTGAAACGCATAATCTTAAAAATATCAATAAGTCGATTTCCGATACCTTTCCAATAATGAAGGATGTCATCGGGACAGCAGCTAACAGCGGGAAAACGGTTAGGGGCTATATTTCAACCGTTTTCGGCTGTCCTTATGAAGGGGAGGTTTCGATCGAACAGGTTTTCCGTGTTTGTGATCAACTTTTTGACTATGGAATCAATGAAGTCTCACTGGGTGATACCATTGGGGTCGCTTCTCCAAGACAGGTTGCACTGTTCCTTGAACAGGCTGTAAAAAGATATGATATAAGCCGGATTGCCCTCCATTTTCATGATACAAGGGGAATGGCACTCGCAAATGTTCTTGAATCACTTAATTATGGTGTGGACACTTTCGACTCTTCGCTCGGAGGTTTAGGAGGATGCCCGTATGCACCAGGTGCGAGCGGAAACGTGGCAACGGATGACCTGATTCATATGCTACATAAAATGGGAATTCACACGGGAATCAATCCAGAAAAACTAATGAAGGCTGCGGCCATGATGCAAAGCTTTTTGGAAAAACCATTGCCAAGCCATCAGATGGCTGTTTATAACGCACAATAA
- a CDS encoding AMP-binding protein, whose translation MLDVTIGKLLERTAEQYGDNEAVVYHELGLRHSYREFEKICRKVARGFMSLDIKKGEHIAIWASNKPEWLISQFSTAKMGGVLVTVNTNYRTSELEYLLKQSDSTTIILMEQYKDHSYIDTLYEIVPELKNAEPGKLQSEKLPKLKNIIVLGEKRYPGTFSWDEVISGSESVSEESLDMRMEELAPGDVINMQYTSGTTGFPKGVMLTHSNLVNNGLNVAECMKLTEADRLCIPVPFFHCFGCSLGTMASVSVGATMVPIVEFNPRVVLQTVEAEKCTGLHGVPTMFIAELNLDDFDQYDLSSLRTGIMAGSTCPIEVMKSVVNKMGISEITITYGQTESSPGITMTRTDDPIELRVSSVGRALPKVEVKIVDPASGEEVQRGKQGELCSRGYHVMKGYYNNPEATEQAIDREGWLHTGDLAVMDERGYCKITGRLKDMIIRGGENIYPREIEEFIYQHPAIVDVQVLGVPDQKYGEEVAAWIILKAGETLTEKELIEYCKGKISFHKIPRYIQFTDAYPMTASGKIQKYKLRQQTLDLLSEGTK comes from the coding sequence TTGCTAGATGTTACTATCGGAAAACTGCTTGAAAGGACAGCTGAACAATATGGTGATAATGAAGCGGTTGTGTACCATGAACTAGGCCTGCGCCATTCTTATCGCGAATTTGAAAAGATTTGCCGAAAGGTGGCCAGGGGGTTCATGTCACTAGATATTAAAAAAGGGGAACATATCGCCATTTGGGCATCCAATAAACCGGAATGGCTTATATCCCAATTTTCGACCGCGAAAATGGGCGGTGTGCTGGTAACGGTCAATACTAATTACCGCACAAGTGAACTGGAATACCTGCTCAAGCAATCCGATTCGACGACGATCATCCTGATGGAACAATATAAGGATCATTCATATATAGATACGCTGTACGAAATCGTTCCTGAATTGAAAAATGCAGAACCAGGAAAATTACAATCTGAGAAACTGCCAAAATTGAAAAATATCATCGTTTTAGGTGAAAAGCGTTATCCCGGAACGTTTTCGTGGGATGAAGTCATTAGCGGGAGCGAATCCGTTTCGGAGGAATCGCTGGACATGAGAATGGAGGAATTGGCTCCCGGTGATGTGATTAATATGCAATATACATCAGGGACGACAGGATTTCCAAAAGGAGTGATGCTGACTCATTCCAACTTGGTCAATAACGGATTGAATGTCGCGGAGTGTATGAAGCTTACCGAAGCTGACCGGCTTTGCATCCCGGTTCCGTTTTTTCATTGTTTCGGCTGTTCCCTTGGCACGATGGCCTCTGTTTCTGTTGGGGCAACAATGGTGCCGATCGTGGAATTTAATCCACGAGTTGTCCTTCAGACAGTTGAAGCCGAAAAATGTACGGGGCTTCATGGTGTACCGACGATGTTCATTGCTGAACTTAATCTCGATGACTTTGACCAGTATGATTTAAGTTCGTTACGGACTGGTATCATGGCAGGATCCACTTGTCCGATCGAAGTCATGAAAAGCGTGGTGAATAAGATGGGCATCTCGGAAATTACGATTACTTATGGTCAAACGGAATCTTCTCCAGGAATTACGATGACAAGAACGGACGATCCGATCGAACTTCGTGTTTCCTCAGTGGGAAGGGCTTTGCCGAAAGTGGAAGTGAAAATTGTCGATCCAGCTAGTGGGGAAGAAGTCCAGCGGGGCAAACAGGGTGAACTCTGTTCGAGGGGATACCATGTAATGAAGGGATATTATAATAACCCGGAAGCCACTGAGCAGGCGATTGACCGGGAAGGCTGGCTTCATACGGGAGATTTGGCGGTGATGGATGAAAGGGGTTATTGCAAGATTACAGGCCGGCTGAAAGATATGATCATTCGCGGAGGGGAAAATATTTACCCACGTGAGATTGAAGAATTCATCTATCAACATCCTGCAATTGTCGATGTCCAGGTACTCGGCGTTCCAGATCAGAAGTACGGCGAAGAGGTAGCGGCATGGATCATTTTGAAAGCAGGAGAAACCCTTACGGAGAAAGAATTGATAGAGTATTGCAAAGGGAAAATATCTTTTCATAAAATTCCCCGGTACATTCAATTTACCGATGCTTATCCAATGACAGCATCCGGAAAAATCCAAAAGTATAAGCTTCGGCAACAAACTCTTGACCTACTATCGGAAGGCACTAAATAA
- a CDS encoding NUDIX domain-containing protein: MAQHEKKKYITPDGYTADIAIFTITTKKTAEKAPPEMFLKLLLIKRATKDKEGSPNVEGDKWALPGGFVNAGETAYEAAKRELKEETGVAGFHVKHFGVYDRPGRDSRGWIISNAFYAIVQEEFLHQRKANDDAAEVELFTIQEALQLDLAFDHYTIINDAMNLMKKEMVQTTIAQKFLPDEFTLSELQRVLLTARDDAKISADSLFYAKAPKLPFLEKVLDEKGMQKKTKRNSYRPSQLYRFNAEVVMDSIYY, from the coding sequence ATGGCTCAGCACGAAAAAAAGAAATATATTACACCAGATGGATACACCGCAGATATTGCGATCTTTACTATTACAACAAAGAAAACGGCAGAGAAAGCCCCGCCTGAAATGTTTTTGAAGCTATTATTAATCAAACGCGCCACAAAAGATAAGGAAGGAAGCCCCAATGTTGAAGGAGATAAATGGGCTTTACCTGGAGGCTTTGTCAATGCTGGCGAGACTGCCTATGAAGCAGCCAAACGAGAATTGAAAGAAGAAACGGGCGTAGCTGGATTCCATGTCAAGCATTTCGGGGTTTATGACCGGCCAGGACGAGATTCCAGGGGCTGGATCATTTCCAATGCTTTTTATGCCATTGTCCAGGAAGAGTTTCTTCATCAAAGGAAAGCGAATGACGACGCAGCCGAGGTTGAATTGTTCACAATTCAGGAAGCTTTACAATTAGATCTTGCATTCGATCATTATACAATTATTAACGATGCGATGAATTTAATGAAAAAAGAAATGGTGCAAACGACGATAGCCCAAAAATTCCTGCCGGATGAATTTACACTTTCTGAGCTGCAACGGGTTTTGCTGACAGCCAGAGATGATGCAAAAATCAGTGCAGACTCACTTTTTTATGCAAAAGCCCCGAAGCTCCCGTTTTTGGAGAAAGTCTTGGATGAAAAAGGAATGCAGAAGAAAACGAAACGGAATTCGTATCGGCCTTCCCAGCTTTACCGATTTAATGCAGAGGTTGTCATGGACTCTATTTACTATTGA
- a CDS encoding acyl-CoA dehydrogenase, producing MDFSLTKEQQMIKEMVREFAEKEIKPIAIELDAKSMFAEDVFKKMGKLGLLGIPFPEEYGGSGGDTISYAIAVEEVGKACGGTGLSYAAAVSLGASPIYYFGTEEQKQKYLVPITTGETLAAFGLTEPNAGSDAGGTRTTAVLEGDEYVINGEKTWITNASYSRTVTVTAVSGKDSKGKNIISAFIVPTDTQGLTINSNYEKMGVRASNTCEIILDNVRVPKENLLGDPDKGFKQFLFTLDGGRISIAALAVGIAQAAFDRALAFSKERIQFGKTISNFQAIQFKLADMAMEIELARNMVYKAAWLKDNKKPFAKEAAYAKLFASETAFRSSNQAIQIHGGSGYMREYEVERYLRDAKLLEIGEGTSEIQRLVIARQLGC from the coding sequence ATGGATTTTTCACTTACAAAAGAACAGCAGATGATTAAGGAAATGGTTAGGGAATTTGCCGAAAAGGAAATTAAACCCATTGCGATAGAGTTGGATGCAAAGTCCATGTTTGCGGAGGATGTATTCAAAAAAATGGGGAAACTCGGGTTGCTTGGAATTCCGTTTCCTGAAGAATATGGCGGTTCGGGCGGAGATACGATTTCGTATGCCATTGCAGTTGAAGAGGTTGGGAAGGCATGCGGGGGAACCGGCTTAAGTTATGCAGCAGCCGTTTCGCTCGGGGCAAGTCCAATTTACTATTTTGGAACCGAAGAACAGAAGCAAAAATACCTGGTTCCAATCACGACCGGTGAAACCCTGGCAGCTTTCGGGTTAACAGAGCCTAATGCGGGTTCCGATGCTGGCGGTACAAGAACGACTGCCGTGTTGGAGGGTGATGAATATGTGATTAATGGCGAGAAAACATGGATAACAAATGCCAGCTATTCAAGAACGGTTACCGTCACGGCTGTATCGGGCAAAGATTCCAAGGGCAAAAATATCATCTCGGCATTCATCGTGCCAACCGATACCCAAGGGCTAACGATCAATAGCAATTATGAAAAAATGGGAGTTCGAGCTTCCAATACTTGTGAAATCATTCTGGATAATGTCCGGGTGCCAAAGGAAAACTTATTGGGAGATCCAGACAAAGGGTTCAAACAATTCTTATTCACGCTTGATGGAGGAAGGATTTCCATTGCAGCTTTGGCCGTCGGTATCGCTCAGGCTGCCTTTGATAGAGCTTTAGCTTTTTCAAAAGAGCGCATTCAATTCGGTAAAACCATATCAAATTTCCAGGCCATTCAATTCAAGCTTGCAGATATGGCGATGGAAATTGAATTGGCGAGGAATATGGTATATAAGGCTGCATGGTTAAAAGACAATAAAAAGCCTTTTGCAAAGGAAGCGGCATACGCCAAGCTTTTTGCAAGTGAGACCGCGTTCCGGTCCAGCAATCAAGCGATTCAAATACACGGCGGCTCTGGTTACATGCGCGAATATGAGGTGGAACGCTATTTAAGAGATGCTAAGTTATTGGAGATTGGTGAAGGTACATCCGAAATTCAAAGACTCGTTATCGCCAGGCAATTAGGCTGTTAA
- a CDS encoding acyl-CoA carboxylase subunit beta produces the protein MVTTDKLTETVETIKKGGLEKYHQKNAEKGKLFVRERLELLFDEGVEIEDAFFANCASDGLPADGVVTGIGKINGQRVCVMANDSTVKAGSWGARTVEKIIRIQETAEKLQLPLLYLVDSAGARITDQVEMFPGRRGAGRIFYNQVKLSGKVPQICLLFGPSAAGGAYIPAFCDIVVMVDGNASMYLGSPRMAEMVIGEKVSEEEMGGAKMHCSVSGCGDVLVKSEEESIAFARRYLSYFPGNYQERPKSVKPELPADFEKTLEELIPKNQNAAFNMYDLIDRIIDRQSFCEIKKLFAPELITGLARLNGQTIGIIANQPRVKGGVLFHDSADKAAKFINLCDAFHIPLLFLVDIPGFMIGTKVERAGIIRHGAKMISAMSEATVPKISVIVRKAYGAGLYAMAGPAFEPDCVLALPTALIAVMGAEAAVNAVYANKINAMEPEERPKFIEQKRNEYNEDIDIYRLASEMIVDGIIQPNDLRDELSARFEAYSSKQLTFTDRKHGVYPV, from the coding sequence ATGGTAACGACGGATAAACTAACCGAAACGGTTGAGACGATTAAAAAAGGCGGTTTAGAAAAATATCATCAAAAAAACGCTGAAAAAGGAAAGCTTTTCGTACGTGAACGGCTCGAGCTGCTTTTCGATGAAGGGGTTGAAATAGAGGACGCTTTCTTTGCTAATTGTGCCAGTGATGGTCTGCCTGCCGATGGTGTGGTTACAGGCATAGGGAAAATCAATGGTCAGAGGGTCTGTGTCATGGCCAATGATTCGACTGTAAAAGCTGGTTCTTGGGGAGCAAGAACCGTCGAGAAAATCATTCGCATTCAGGAAACAGCTGAAAAGTTACAGCTGCCCCTTCTTTATTTAGTCGATTCTGCCGGGGCACGAATTACAGATCAAGTAGAAATGTTTCCGGGACGCCGCGGAGCAGGACGCATCTTTTACAACCAAGTGAAGTTATCAGGAAAAGTCCCGCAAATTTGTCTATTGTTCGGTCCGTCTGCCGCCGGCGGGGCATATATTCCTGCTTTTTGTGATATCGTCGTAATGGTTGATGGCAATGCATCCATGTATTTAGGTTCACCGAGAATGGCAGAAATGGTCATTGGCGAAAAGGTGAGTGAAGAGGAAATGGGCGGGGCGAAAATGCATTGTTCCGTTTCAGGATGCGGGGATGTGCTTGTCAAGTCAGAAGAAGAATCGATTGCGTTTGCGCGCAGGTACTTAAGCTATTTTCCAGGAAATTATCAAGAAAGGCCGAAAAGCGTAAAACCTGAGCTGCCTGCGGATTTTGAAAAAACGTTGGAAGAACTGATTCCTAAAAATCAGAATGCAGCCTTCAATATGTATGACCTGATCGATAGGATTATAGACAGGCAATCGTTTTGTGAAATCAAGAAGCTATTTGCCCCTGAATTAATCACTGGGCTTGCAAGGCTAAATGGACAAACGATAGGGATAATAGCCAATCAGCCGCGTGTCAAGGGCGGCGTCCTGTTCCATGATTCAGCTGATAAGGCAGCCAAGTTCATCAATTTATGTGATGCTTTCCATATACCGTTGTTGTTCCTGGTGGATATTCCAGGATTCATGATTGGGACGAAGGTCGAACGGGCAGGGATCATTCGCCATGGTGCGAAAATGATTTCGGCCATGAGTGAAGCCACGGTTCCCAAGATTTCTGTCATTGTCCGTAAGGCTTATGGTGCTGGACTATACGCGATGGCCGGTCCAGCTTTTGAACCGGACTGCGTTTTAGCTTTACCGACGGCATTGATAGCGGTCATGGGGGCAGAAGCTGCGGTCAATGCAGTCTATGCCAATAAAATCAATGCAATGGAACCAGAAGAGCGTCCTAAATTCATCGAACAGAAGCGCAATGAGTATAATGAAGACATCGATATTTACCGCTTAGCCTCCGAGATGATTGTTGATGGCATCATTCAGCCAAATGACCTGCGTGATGAATTGAGCGCCCGCTTTGAAGCGTATAGCAGTAAGCAATTGACATTTACCGATCGTAAACATGGGGTCTATCCCGTTTAA
- a CDS encoding acetyl-CoA carboxylase biotin carboxylase subunit gives MIRKILIANRGEIASRIIRTCRKLGIHTVAVHSEADSDSPFVGLADEAYLLGGPRVQESYLNVNKILEIAKETGVEAIHPGYGFLSENADFARSCEEAGLIFIGPKPEIIQQMGNKVEARKKMEQAGLPLVPGFSRPLIDSAEAAAVAEKIGYPVMLKAAAGGGGIGMQAVANEDELTKAFEGNQKRAQLFFGNGDMFIEKLIEKPRHIEIQVLADSFGNAVYLWERECSVQRRHQKVVEEAPSSFLDEETRNRMGMAAVKAVKSIGYSNAGTLEFLVDANKNFYFLEMNTRLQVEHPVTEEITGLDLVEQQINIASGNKLEFTQSEIKQDGHSIEVRIYAEDPKTFYPAPGKITSMELPEGEGIRHELAVHGTSVVSHFYDPMIAKLVVSGDSRDKAIERLREALANYKIEGIKTNLPLLMEIISHEAFSQGDTTTDFIAKYIKKLTV, from the coding sequence ATGATTCGAAAAATTCTTATCGCAAACAGGGGAGAAATAGCATCACGCATTATTCGTACATGCAGGAAGCTGGGGATACATACTGTCGCTGTCCATTCGGAAGCTGATTCGGATTCGCCATTTGTGGGATTGGCGGATGAGGCATATTTACTGGGTGGCCCGAGAGTACAGGAAAGCTATTTAAACGTCAATAAGATTTTGGAAATAGCTAAGGAAACCGGAGTGGAGGCCATTCATCCTGGATATGGATTTCTTAGTGAAAATGCAGATTTCGCACGTTCATGCGAAGAAGCCGGCTTGATATTCATTGGTCCCAAACCAGAGATCATCCAGCAGATGGGCAATAAAGTCGAGGCGAGGAAAAAGATGGAGCAAGCGGGACTTCCATTGGTGCCTGGATTTTCACGTCCGTTAATTGATAGTGCGGAAGCGGCAGCCGTTGCCGAAAAAATTGGCTACCCAGTCATGTTAAAAGCAGCAGCAGGCGGCGGGGGAATCGGCATGCAGGCGGTTGCTAATGAAGATGAACTGACCAAAGCCTTCGAGGGGAATCAAAAACGTGCCCAATTGTTTTTTGGCAATGGAGATATGTTCATAGAAAAATTGATTGAGAAGCCTCGTCATATCGAAATTCAGGTATTGGCGGATTCCTTTGGGAATGCTGTTTACTTATGGGAAAGGGAATGCTCCGTTCAAAGGCGCCACCAGAAGGTCGTGGAAGAGGCTCCCTCTTCTTTCCTTGACGAAGAAACAAGAAACAGGATGGGAATGGCTGCAGTGAAGGCAGTAAAATCCATCGGTTATAGCAATGCGGGCACCCTCGAATTTTTAGTTGATGCAAATAAAAATTTTTATTTCCTGGAAATGAATACACGCCTTCAGGTGGAGCATCCTGTCACCGAAGAAATTACGGGGCTGGATTTGGTTGAACAGCAAATTAATATTGCATCTGGCAACAAATTGGAATTTACGCAAAGTGAGATTAAACAGGATGGACACTCCATTGAAGTGCGCATATATGCTGAAGATCCGAAAACCTTTTATCCAGCACCAGGAAAAATCACAAGCATGGAACTTCCGGAAGGTGAAGGGATCCGTCATGAATTGGCTGTTCATGGAACTTCGGTCGTATCCCACTTTTATGATCCGATGATCGCCAAATTGGTGGTGAGCGGCGATTCAAGGGATAAAGCGATCGAGAGATTAAGAGAAGCGCTCGCAAACTATAAAATAGAAGGAATTAAAACAAACCTTCCTTTGCTGATGGAAATCATTTCTCATGAAGCTTTTTCCCAAGGAGATACGACTACGGATTTCATTGCAAAATATATAAAAAAATTGACTGTATAA
- a CDS encoding cysteine hydrolase family protein, with product MGKKALINIDYTYDFVADRGSLTCGKPGQDIEKELVNITRDFIKHGEYTVFAIDLHEEGDRLHPESNLFPPHNISGTMGRDLYGALKEEYETNKNQKNVHYIDKTRYSAFAGTDLDIRLRERHITDVYLVGVCTDICILHTAIDAYNLGYNIFVYENAVASFNDAGHHWALGHFKGSLGATIL from the coding sequence ATGGGGAAAAAGGCATTGATCAATATAGATTATACGTATGACTTCGTGGCGGATAGGGGTTCATTGACCTGCGGGAAGCCAGGTCAGGATATCGAGAAGGAATTAGTCAATATAACCAGGGATTTTATCAAACACGGCGAATATACAGTATTCGCGATTGATTTACATGAAGAAGGAGACCGCTTACATCCCGAATCGAATTTGTTTCCACCGCATAATATTAGCGGTACAATGGGTAGAGACCTATACGGGGCGTTAAAAGAGGAATATGAAACTAATAAAAATCAAAAGAATGTTCATTATATAGATAAAACACGTTATTCGGCCTTTGCAGGAACGGACCTTGATATCCGCCTGCGGGAACGTCACATCACCGATGTATATTTAGTCGGGGTTTGTACAGATATCTGTATTTTGCATACGGCAATCGACGCTTATAATCTAGGCTATAATATCTTTGTATATGAAAATGCAGTGGCCTCGTTCAATGATGCCGGTCACCATTGGGCGCTTGGACATTTTAAAGGATCTCTTGGAGCAACCATTCTATAA
- a CDS encoding nicotinate phosphoribosyltransferase produces MEKKYNDDSYALHTDLYQINMAQTYWQDKTHNRKAVFEIFFRKLPFNSGYAIFAGLEKIVHYLQNFSFSESDIDYLKNDLHYDEEFLNYLKNIRFTGAIRCMKEGELVFGNEPILRVEAPLGEAQLIETALLNIVNYHTLVATKASRIKQVIGEESALEFGSRRAQEMDAAIWGARAAYIAGFDSTSNVRAGKLFGIPVSGTHAHSMIQAYKDEYTAFHKYAVSHKDCVFLVDTYDTLRSGIPNAIRVAKELGDKINFIGVRLDSGDLAYLSKEARRMLDAAGFHDAKIVASNDLDEYTIINLKQQGARIDIWGIGTKLITAYDQPALGAVYKMVSIEGEDGNMRDTIKISSNPEKVTTPGLKRVYRIINKVNHHAEGDYLAMEYEKPQEQEKLKMFHPVHTFLSKFVTDFDAVDLHVDIFKDGSLIYELPTIDEIKAFTHKNLQVLWPEYLRALNPEEYPVDLSQDCWDNKMRNIDEVKANVERMLTK; encoded by the coding sequence ATGGAAAAAAAGTACAACGACGACAGTTACGCATTACACACTGACCTTTACCAAATCAATATGGCCCAAACTTATTGGCAGGACAAAACACATAACCGAAAGGCAGTTTTCGAGATATTTTTCAGAAAGCTTCCATTTAATAGCGGATATGCGATTTTTGCGGGACTTGAAAAAATTGTCCATTACCTTCAAAACTTTTCCTTCTCGGAAAGTGATATCGACTATTTAAAAAATGATCTGCACTATGATGAAGAATTTTTGAATTATTTGAAGAACATTCGTTTCACGGGAGCGATTCGCTGCATGAAAGAGGGAGAGCTCGTTTTCGGCAATGAACCGATATTACGGGTGGAGGCACCGCTTGGTGAGGCTCAACTCATTGAAACTGCGTTGCTTAACATTGTGAACTATCACACACTCGTGGCAACAAAAGCCTCACGCATCAAACAGGTCATCGGTGAAGAATCTGCCCTTGAATTCGGTTCAAGGCGGGCGCAAGAAATGGATGCTGCAATTTGGGGAGCGAGAGCGGCCTATATTGCTGGCTTTGATTCCACTAGTAATGTACGTGCTGGAAAGCTGTTCGGCATTCCGGTTTCAGGGACGCATGCACATTCCATGATCCAAGCTTATAAAGATGAATATACAGCTTTTCATAAATACGCTGTTTCCCATAAAGACTGTGTATTCTTGGTTGATACTTATGATACATTGCGTTCTGGCATCCCGAATGCAATCCGTGTTGCCAAGGAATTGGGCGATAAAATCAATTTCATTGGCGTCCGTCTTGACAGCGGTGACTTAGCTTACTTATCAAAAGAAGCACGGCGTATGCTTGATGCTGCAGGGTTCCATGATGCGAAGATTGTCGCTTCAAATGATCTGGATGAATATACGATCATCAATTTGAAACAACAAGGAGCAAGAATTGACATTTGGGGCATCGGAACCAAATTGATTACGGCTTATGACCAGCCAGCGCTCGGTGCCGTTTATAAAATGGTTTCAATAGAGGGCGAAGATGGGAATATGAGAGATACCATCAAAATTTCTTCTAACCCTGAAAAGGTTACGACACCTGGTTTAAAACGAGTATACCGAATCATCAATAAAGTGAATCATCATGCTGAAGGTGATTACTTGGCGATGGAATATGAGAAGCCGCAGGAACAGGAAAAATTAAAAATGTTTCATCCTGTCCATACCTTCCTAAGTAAATTCGTCACGGATTTCGATGCGGTTGATCTGCATGTGGATATTTTCAAGGATGGAAGTTTGATTTATGAATTGCCGACCATAGATGAAATCAAGGCCTTCACGCACAAAAATCTCCAAGTATTATGGCCGGAGTACCTTCGTGCACTGAATCCTGAAGAATACCCGGTAGATCTAAGCCAGGATTGTTGGGATAATAAAATGAGGAATATAGATGAAGTTAAAGCAAATGTAGAAAGAATGCTAACGAAATGA
- a CDS encoding enoyl-CoA hydratase translates to MTSLVEISHEEKGIALVTLNRPDAANALSTELLHCLVEVLEELKSDSNLRTVIITGSGEKAFCAGADLKERAGMNEDKVRETVKLIGDTITAVENLPVPVIAAINGSAFGGGLELALACDIRIASETAKVGLTETSLGIIPGAGGTQRLPRIVGMPTAKELIYTARRLDAKTANALKIISHVYSPQHLLEEAKKLAKEIAVNAPLALRAAKAAINQGAETDLKSGLQIEKDCYQTTLKTRDRLEGLSAFKEKRKPVFKGQ, encoded by the coding sequence ATGACTTCATTAGTTGAAATCAGTCATGAAGAAAAGGGAATTGCCCTCGTGACTTTGAATCGGCCGGATGCTGCTAATGCCTTATCCACGGAATTGCTTCATTGCTTGGTTGAAGTGCTCGAGGAATTGAAAAGTGATTCCAATTTACGAACAGTCATTATAACTGGGTCAGGTGAAAAGGCGTTTTGTGCAGGTGCGGACCTTAAGGAACGAGCAGGTATGAATGAGGATAAAGTCAGGGAGACAGTCAAGTTGATTGGAGATACGATTACGGCTGTGGAAAACCTTCCAGTTCCGGTCATCGCCGCGATTAACGGTTCGGCTTTTGGCGGAGGGCTGGAGTTGGCACTCGCTTGTGACATACGAATCGCATCTGAAACGGCGAAGGTGGGACTGACAGAAACATCGTTAGGCATCATCCCAGGCGCCGGCGGTACACAGCGACTGCCGCGTATAGTCGGAATGCCGACAGCGAAAGAACTGATTTATACGGCTAGGAGATTGGATGCAAAAACGGCAAATGCCTTGAAAATCATCAGTCATGTATATTCACCCCAACATTTACTTGAGGAAGCGAAAAAATTGGCTAAGGAAATTGCAGTCAATGCCCCATTGGCACTCCGGGCTGCAAAAGCGGCGATCAATCAAGGGGCTGAGACTGATTTGAAATCAGGATTGCAAATTGAAAAAGACTGCTATCAGACAACTTTAAAAACCCGTGACCGACTGGAGGGTCTGTCAGCATTCAAGGAAAAGCGCAAACCCGTATTTAAGGGTCAATGA